Proteins from a genomic interval of Ralstonia wenshanensis:
- a CDS encoding DMT family transporter, with amino-acid sequence MASSSAARAAHHRRTLQWGYRWALWAAVLWGAWYVPGTAVWHESPFAGMDLSDPRVFLVCAAVITAFHSVMVMIFQWVWLGSLGKLSDYFRTLGQFRKISRWYFIAAVVGGLMANFGSYLAMGYVGAVFAAVAGLLYPVVGATVAKLWYNERISARAAVGIAIIILGGVAIYGPALVAESHSGSHQWIGYLGGAMAAIGWGLEGAIVGRAMDVTDPDCGVSIRYTAEAIYWVVLILPAIALFAHVPVPVTEIASGIVHSKALLWLVVGGVTFSFCAVAWYKSFPLIGVGRGQALGAFYAMFATLFTAIFTLQFPEWYFLIGLALVIFGGFVMVSESSENLEVIRGGAAPATTETHA; translated from the coding sequence TTGGCTTCTTCCTCCGCCGCCCGCGCGGCACATCATCGACGCACGCTGCAGTGGGGCTACCGCTGGGCGCTCTGGGCCGCGGTCTTATGGGGCGCCTGGTACGTGCCCGGCACGGCCGTCTGGCATGAATCGCCGTTTGCCGGGATGGACCTTTCGGACCCGCGCGTCTTCCTGGTCTGCGCGGCTGTCATCACGGCGTTCCATAGCGTCATGGTGATGATCTTCCAGTGGGTATGGCTCGGCTCCCTCGGCAAGCTGAGCGACTACTTCCGCACCCTCGGCCAGTTTCGCAAGATCTCGCGTTGGTACTTCATTGCGGCAGTCGTCGGCGGGCTGATGGCCAACTTCGGTTCGTATCTGGCGATGGGCTATGTCGGTGCCGTGTTCGCGGCTGTGGCCGGGCTGCTGTATCCAGTGGTGGGCGCGACGGTAGCCAAGCTTTGGTACAACGAGCGCATCAGCGCGCGGGCAGCGGTGGGCATCGCCATCATCATCCTGGGCGGCGTGGCGATTTACGGCCCGGCACTGGTGGCCGAATCGCACAGCGGCAGCCATCAGTGGATCGGCTACCTGGGTGGCGCCATGGCGGCGATCGGTTGGGGCCTGGAAGGCGCGATCGTCGGCCGCGCCATGGATGTGACGGACCCCGACTGCGGCGTCTCCATCCGCTACACCGCCGAGGCCATCTACTGGGTCGTCCTCATCCTGCCGGCCATCGCGCTGTTTGCGCATGTGCCCGTGCCCGTTACGGAGATTGCCTCGGGCATTGTCCACAGCAAGGCGCTGCTGTGGCTGGTCGTGGGCGGCGTCACCTTCTCGTTCTGCGCGGTGGCCTGGTACAAGTCGTTTCCGCTGATCGGCGTGGGGCGCGGCCAGGCGCTGGGCGCGTTCTACGCAATGTTCGCCACCCTCTTCACGGCCATCTTCACGCTGCAGTTTCCGGAGTGGTATTTCCTGATCGGGCTGGCGCTGGTGATCTTTGGCGGCTTCGTGATGGTGTCGGAAAGCTCGGAAAACCTGGAAGTCATCCGCGGCGGCGCGGCACCTGCAACCACGGAGACGCACGCATGA
- a CDS encoding helix-turn-helix domain-containing protein, translating to MTAAALPPPDGPLDDDSFAGRLKGVLTRGRIQLKQVAAALGVSPSAVHKWTRGGEIEYANLLALARFLNVNWLWLRYGDRALADLEASLTTDARAREGRQKHIAAIMESEARMTFAQEISGVVTWEWNLLTDAVAYSPNVARLFGRPIRTLEDFWQCVLPEDVPGVQAAVSQNLSAGGVYEHEFRIAPAPDVVRWIVSRATLVRDAQDRPIKMIGLSLDTTERHTAEAALRDSEALLAKAQQIAHLGSWIWEPGSDACRWTDEAYRIFGWVPQATPVTMARYLDAIVPADRARVQAVLDRAVASRQPYRVEYTITLPGGSLRHLREEGEAQDPSAATPTMIGAAQDITAEVEAQAAFRDSEAKLRTLFEQAPVGIAQVSLEGRCLRANPWLCTLLGQPETALQQRTLLDLTHRNDLARHLRQYGELLAGTVPAYALSLQLVRGDGSAVPVRITTSLARDPATDTPLHLITVVNTVPETGAS from the coding sequence ATGACCGCCGCAGCACTTCCGCCGCCAGACGGCCCGCTCGATGACGACAGCTTTGCCGGCCGCCTCAAAGGCGTGCTGACGCGCGGCCGCATCCAGCTCAAGCAAGTGGCGGCAGCGCTGGGGGTGTCGCCCTCCGCTGTCCACAAATGGACGCGCGGCGGCGAGATCGAATACGCCAACCTGCTCGCGTTGGCCCGCTTCCTGAACGTGAACTGGCTGTGGCTGCGCTACGGCGACCGCGCCCTCGCCGACCTGGAAGCGAGCCTGACGACCGACGCCCGCGCCCGCGAGGGCCGGCAGAAACACATCGCCGCGATCATGGAAAGCGAGGCGCGCATGACCTTCGCGCAGGAGATTTCCGGCGTGGTCACGTGGGAGTGGAACCTGCTGACGGACGCGGTGGCGTATTCACCCAATGTCGCGCGCCTGTTTGGTCGGCCGATCCGCACGCTGGAAGATTTTTGGCAATGCGTGCTCCCTGAAGACGTGCCCGGAGTGCAGGCTGCGGTCTCGCAGAACCTGAGTGCGGGCGGCGTGTACGAGCATGAATTTCGCATTGCGCCGGCGCCGGACGTGGTCCGCTGGATCGTTTCGCGAGCGACGCTGGTGCGCGACGCGCAGGACCGGCCAATCAAAATGATCGGCCTGAGCCTGGACACCACCGAGCGCCACACCGCCGAAGCGGCCTTGCGCGATTCGGAGGCGCTGCTGGCCAAGGCACAGCAAATCGCCCATCTCGGCAGCTGGATCTGGGAACCCGGCAGCGACGCGTGCCGCTGGACAGATGAGGCTTACCGGATCTTCGGCTGGGTCCCGCAAGCCACGCCGGTGACGATGGCGCGCTACCTGGACGCCATCGTTCCCGCAGACCGTGCCCGCGTGCAGGCCGTGCTGGACCGCGCCGTGGCCTCGCGCCAACCGTATCGCGTCGAATACACCATCACCCTGCCCGGCGGCTCGCTTCGCCATCTTCGTGAAGAAGGCGAAGCGCAGGACCCGTCGGCAGCCACGCCCACGATGATCGGTGCGGCGCAGGACATTACCGCCGAAGTGGAAGCACAAGCCGCCTTCCGCGACAGCGAGGCCAAGTTGCGGACGTTGTTCGAGCAGGCGCCGGTCGGTATCGCGCAGGTTAGCCTGGAAGGCCGCTGCCTGCGCGCCAACCCATGGCTGTGCACGCTGCTGGGCCAGCCCGAAACGGCGCTGCAACAGCGCACGCTGCTTGACCTCACCCACCGCAACGACCTCGCCCGCCATTTGCGCCAATACGGCGAATTGCTCGCCGGCACGGTGCCCGCGTATGCGCTCTCGCTGCAATTGGTACGAGGAGATGGCTCCGCCGTGCCGGTGCGCATCACCACGTCCTTGGCGCGTGATCCGGCTACAGACACGCCCCTGCATCTGATCACCGTGGTCAACACGGTGCCCGAGACGGGCGCGTCGTAG
- a CDS encoding aldehyde dehydrogenase family protein has product MTQASLSTDFRSAALAPRLDLYIDGQWVQPEGGVYRDIVDPATEGVLTQAADASVADVQRAIAAARRAFDEGPWRQTGTRERARLLNRIADAIDADAENLATLESLNTGKTIAESRWDMDGIAATFRYFAGLVATESGLINEAPDTVISRTLREPVGVCGLITPWNYPLLQAAWKIAPALGAGNTVIVKPSNLTPLTTHRFTELLIEVGVPAGVFNLVTGAGEAGAELSRNLDVDLVSFTGGAVAGAAVMNAAVGNFKKIALELGGKNPNIIFDDADFDTAVDYAVNAAFFHAGQVCSAGSRLMLQDGIHDRFVDALVERVKRIRIGNGFAEGTEMGPVQSAFQRQKIINMIQAGVQEGAVLRCGGKAPEGKAFERGFWLEPTVLANVRDDMTIATEEIFGPALTVERFSTEEEAVRRANATPFGLAGAVWTADLNRANRVTRALRFGTVWANDYHPYFPEAPWGGYKASGIGRELGRGGLDEYTELKHSYINLAPQPMGWFGADAA; this is encoded by the coding sequence ATGACGCAAGCTTCCCTTTCCACCGATTTCCGTTCCGCCGCGCTGGCGCCCCGTCTTGATCTCTATATCGACGGCCAGTGGGTCCAGCCCGAAGGCGGCGTGTACCGCGATATCGTTGATCCCGCCACCGAAGGCGTTCTGACGCAGGCGGCGGATGCCTCAGTGGCCGATGTGCAGCGTGCCATTGCCGCTGCCCGCCGCGCGTTTGACGAAGGCCCGTGGCGCCAGACCGGCACGCGTGAGCGCGCCCGCCTGCTCAACCGCATTGCCGACGCCATCGACGCCGACGCAGAGAACCTGGCCACGCTCGAATCGCTCAACACCGGCAAGACCATCGCCGAAAGCCGCTGGGACATGGACGGCATTGCGGCGACCTTCCGCTATTTCGCGGGCCTGGTCGCCACAGAGTCCGGTCTCATCAACGAGGCACCGGACACCGTCATCAGCCGCACGCTGCGCGAGCCGGTGGGCGTGTGCGGCCTCATCACGCCGTGGAACTACCCGTTGCTGCAGGCCGCCTGGAAGATCGCACCGGCGCTGGGCGCGGGCAACACCGTCATCGTCAAGCCGAGCAACCTGACGCCACTTACCACGCACCGCTTTACCGAGCTGCTGATTGAAGTCGGCGTGCCGGCGGGCGTGTTCAATCTTGTCACCGGTGCGGGCGAGGCCGGGGCCGAGCTGTCGCGCAACCTGGACGTGGATCTCGTGTCGTTCACGGGCGGCGCGGTTGCCGGCGCGGCGGTCATGAACGCGGCCGTCGGCAACTTCAAGAAGATTGCCTTGGAGCTGGGCGGCAAGAACCCGAACATCATCTTCGACGACGCGGATTTCGATACCGCCGTCGACTACGCGGTCAACGCGGCGTTCTTCCACGCGGGCCAAGTGTGCTCGGCCGGATCGCGCCTGATGCTGCAAGACGGTATCCACGACCGCTTTGTCGATGCGCTGGTCGAGCGCGTCAAGCGCATCCGTATCGGCAACGGCTTTGCCGAAGGCACGGAGATGGGCCCGGTGCAATCCGCATTCCAGCGCCAGAAGATCATCAACATGATCCAGGCCGGCGTGCAGGAAGGTGCCGTGCTGCGCTGTGGCGGCAAGGCGCCGGAGGGCAAGGCGTTCGAGCGCGGCTTCTGGCTGGAGCCGACCGTGCTCGCCAACGTGCGCGACGACATGACGATCGCCACCGAAGAAATCTTCGGCCCGGCGCTGACCGTCGAACGTTTTTCCACCGAAGAAGAAGCCGTGCGCCGTGCCAACGCCACGCCGTTCGGCTTGGCCGGCGCTGTGTGGACGGCCGACCTGAACCGCGCCAACCGCGTGACCCGCGCACTGCGTTTCGGCACCGTGTGGGCCAACGACTATCACCCGTACTTTCCTGAAGCGCCGTGGGGCGGCTACAAGGCTAGCGGCATTGGCCGCGAGCTGGGTCGCGGCGGCCTGGACGAGTACACCGAACTCAAGCACAGCTACATCAACCTCGCTCCGCAGCCGATGGGCTGGTTCGGCGCGGACGCTGCGTAA
- the betA gene encoding choline dehydrogenase: MTTTTVQEYDYIIVGAGSAGCVLAARLTEDPDVTVLLLEAGGPDHRWDFRTQMPAALAYPLQGTTYNWAYETEPEPHMNNRRMAQGRGKGLGGSSLINGMCFIRGNAMDYERWASDFQLDDWTYADCLPYFRKSETYDKGANDWHGDSGPLQVTTPKQDNSLLFHAFIEAGEQAGIPATDDLNGYRQEGLGPMDRTVTAKGRRASTSLCYLDDARKRSTLTVLPRVLADRVIFDGTRAVGVEALMDGNRETWRARREVIVTSGAIASPQLLQRSGVGHADELRALGIHSVAHLPGVGENLQDHLEMYIQYECLRPVSIYENTLWYNKPKVGLEWYMHGTGPGASNHFEAGGFIRSDDSFEWPNIQYHFLPLAVNYDGSNPVKMHGFQCHVGSMRSPSRGYVKLASRDPRDKPRILFNYMAHDVDWREFRAGVRITRDIIAQRAFDQYRGREISPGPSVQTDAEIDAFVRQHAETALHPSCTCKMGSADDPMAVVDNEGRVHGLQGLRVVDASIMPRIVTGNLNAPTIMIAEKIADRVRGVAPLARSDAAFYVHGKSPLQAPAKPLVASELVVA, translated from the coding sequence TTGACCACAACCACCGTACAGGAGTACGACTACATCATCGTGGGCGCGGGCTCTGCCGGCTGTGTGCTGGCTGCGCGCCTGACCGAAGACCCCGACGTGACCGTGCTGCTGCTCGAGGCCGGCGGCCCGGACCACCGCTGGGATTTCCGCACGCAGATGCCGGCGGCGCTGGCGTATCCGCTGCAAGGCACCACGTACAACTGGGCCTACGAAACCGAGCCCGAGCCGCACATGAACAATCGCCGCATGGCGCAAGGCCGCGGCAAGGGGCTGGGCGGGTCGTCGCTCATCAATGGCATGTGTTTCATTCGCGGCAACGCGATGGATTACGAGCGCTGGGCGAGCGATTTCCAGTTGGATGACTGGACGTATGCCGACTGCCTGCCGTACTTCCGAAAATCGGAAACGTATGACAAGGGCGCCAACGACTGGCATGGAGATTCCGGTCCGCTGCAGGTCACCACGCCCAAGCAGGACAACAGCCTGCTGTTCCACGCCTTTATCGAAGCCGGTGAGCAAGCCGGCATTCCCGCCACGGACGACCTGAACGGCTATCGCCAGGAAGGCCTGGGCCCGATGGACCGCACCGTGACCGCCAAGGGCCGCCGTGCCAGCACATCGCTCTGCTACCTCGACGATGCACGCAAGCGATCCACGCTGACGGTGCTGCCGCGCGTGCTGGCCGATCGCGTGATCTTCGATGGCACGCGTGCCGTGGGCGTCGAGGCGCTGATGGACGGCAACCGCGAAACATGGCGTGCGCGCCGCGAAGTGATCGTCACCAGCGGCGCCATCGCTTCGCCGCAGTTGCTGCAGCGCTCAGGCGTGGGCCATGCGGACGAGCTGCGTGCGCTGGGCATCCACTCGGTCGCACATCTGCCCGGTGTAGGCGAGAACCTGCAGGACCACCTGGAGATGTACATCCAGTACGAGTGTTTGCGTCCGGTGTCCATCTACGAAAACACGCTTTGGTACAACAAGCCCAAGGTCGGGCTGGAGTGGTACATGCACGGCACCGGCCCCGGCGCCAGCAACCACTTCGAAGCGGGCGGGTTCATCCGCAGCGATGACAGCTTCGAATGGCCAAACATCCAGTACCACTTCCTGCCGCTGGCCGTGAACTACGACGGCAGCAACCCGGTGAAGATGCATGGATTCCAGTGCCACGTCGGATCGATGCGCTCGCCATCCAGAGGCTACGTGAAGCTCGCTTCGCGCGACCCGCGTGACAAGCCGCGCATCCTCTTCAACTACATGGCGCATGACGTGGATTGGCGTGAGTTCCGCGCGGGTGTGCGGATCACGCGCGACATCATCGCGCAGCGTGCGTTCGACCAATACCGCGGTCGCGAGATCAGCCCAGGCCCGAGCGTACAGACCGACGCCGAGATCGACGCCTTCGTGCGGCAACACGCCGAGACTGCGCTGCATCCGTCCTGCACCTGCAAGATGGGTTCGGCAGACGATCCGATGGCCGTGGTCGACAACGAAGGCCGCGTGCATGGCTTGCAGGGACTGCGCGTGGTCGATGCCTCGATCATGCCGCGCATCGTCACCGGCAACCTGAATGCGCCGACGATCATGATCGCCGAGAAGATCGCCGATCGGGTTCGCGGTGTGGCGCCGCTCGCGCGATCGGATGCGGCGTTCTATGTGCATGGCAAATCGCCGCTGCAGGCGCCGGCCAAACCGCTGGTCGCCAGTGAACTGGTGGTGGCCTGA
- a CDS encoding TorF family putative porin, producing MRWRKVVTMLGGAAACAAPLPALADDVPAGEDKRWSANASVVSQYVSRGLRQTWGKPALQAGIDYTAPSGFYAGVLGSQVSDHVIAGAHAEIDTYLGYATTVAHGVELTTGLYRYWYPGARYDKAAGGGPATGYDYTEWMVGAGWRGVSVKLWTTLSNYFGFDGNSLADGIDRGSRGSTYAEANWAVPLPNNFTLGLHVGHEHVRNHSAFSFTDYRIELSRPINKFLTLSAALTGADAPAYAHQFSARNGTDRMTLGRRTVVLKLTATY from the coding sequence ATGCGCTGGCGGAAAGTCGTGACGATGCTGGGTGGTGCGGCGGCGTGTGCTGCCCCGCTGCCCGCACTGGCGGATGATGTGCCGGCTGGCGAGGACAAGCGCTGGTCGGCCAATGCATCCGTTGTCTCGCAATATGTGTCGCGCGGCCTGCGCCAGACATGGGGAAAACCTGCCCTGCAAGCCGGCATCGATTACACCGCGCCGAGCGGCTTCTACGCCGGTGTGTTGGGTTCCCAAGTTAGCGACCACGTCATCGCAGGCGCGCATGCCGAGATCGATACCTACCTCGGCTATGCCACGACAGTTGCGCATGGCGTGGAATTGACCACCGGGCTCTACCGCTACTGGTATCCCGGTGCCCGCTACGACAAGGCCGCTGGCGGCGGCCCCGCCACCGGCTACGACTACACGGAATGGATGGTCGGCGCGGGCTGGCGCGGCGTGTCGGTCAAGTTATGGACGACGCTGTCGAACTACTTCGGCTTCGATGGCAATTCGCTGGCAGACGGCATCGATCGCGGCAGCCGCGGTTCCACCTACGCCGAAGCCAACTGGGCCGTGCCCTTGCCGAACAACTTCACGCTCGGACTGCACGTCGGCCACGAACACGTGCGTAACCACAGCGCATTCAGTTTTACCGACTACCGTATTGAACTCTCGCGGCCCATCAACAAGTTCTTGACGCTGTCTGCTGCTTTGACCGGCGCGGACGCACCTGCCTATGCCCATCAATTCTCAGCCCGCAACGGCACGGATCGCATGACGCTCGGCCGACGCACGGTCGTGCTCAAGCTGACGGCGACGTACTGA
- a CDS encoding CBU_0592 family membrane protein codes for MASLGFTDVVGLVGVAAYVSAHFGVQVLHKPPTGAFAVRLNLLGPICILISLMGSFNLASFLTQFFWLALTLMGWWRNKQAGRPVVEPAGAPRPGHPAQQ; via the coding sequence ATGGCCTCCCTGGGTTTTACCGACGTTGTCGGTCTGGTCGGCGTCGCCGCTTATGTTTCTGCGCATTTCGGCGTGCAGGTCCTGCATAAGCCGCCGACCGGCGCATTTGCCGTTCGCCTCAACCTGCTTGGACCGATTTGCATCCTGATTTCGCTGATGGGGTCGTTCAATCTTGCGTCGTTTCTCACCCAGTTCTTCTGGTTGGCTCTCACGCTGATGGGTTGGTGGCGCAATAAGCAGGCGGGGCGCCCGGTAGTGGAACCCGCTGGCGCGCCGCGCCCGGGGCATCCAGCGCAGCAGTAG
- the lipA gene encoding lipoyl synthase has protein sequence MTDSAAGATEVATPATPSNKPYDATAKQKSLDKTARIPIKIVPAEKLKKPDWIRVRAATGNSRFYEIKDILRANNLVTVCEEASCPNIGECFGKGTATFMIMGDKCTRRCPFCDVGHGRPDPLDVNEPENLAKTIAELKLNYVVITSVDRDDLRDGGAQHYVDCISRTRALSPATRIEVLVPDFRGRLEKALDILQECPPDVMNHNLETVPRLYKQARPGADYAHSLKLLKDFKARNPNVPTKSGLMVGLGETDEEILEVMRDMREHDIDMLTIGQYLAPSGHHLPVLRYVHPDTFKMFEEKAYEMGFTHAAVGAMVRSSYHADQQAHEAGVV, from the coding sequence ATGACCGATTCCGCCGCCGGCGCCACTGAAGTCGCCACCCCTGCCACCCCGTCGAACAAGCCGTACGACGCGACGGCCAAGCAGAAGTCGCTCGACAAGACCGCACGCATTCCCATCAAGATCGTGCCGGCCGAGAAGCTCAAGAAGCCGGATTGGATTCGCGTGCGCGCCGCTACCGGCAACTCGCGCTTCTACGAAATCAAGGACATCCTGCGCGCCAACAACCTCGTGACGGTGTGCGAAGAGGCAAGCTGCCCAAACATCGGCGAGTGCTTCGGCAAGGGCACGGCCACGTTCATGATCATGGGCGACAAGTGCACGCGCCGCTGCCCGTTCTGCGACGTCGGGCACGGCCGCCCGGACCCGCTCGACGTGAACGAGCCGGAAAACCTGGCCAAGACGATCGCCGAGCTCAAGCTCAACTACGTCGTCATCACGAGCGTCGACCGCGACGACCTGCGTGACGGCGGTGCCCAGCATTACGTCGACTGCATCTCGCGCACGCGCGCCCTGTCGCCGGCCACGCGCATCGAAGTGCTGGTGCCGGACTTCCGCGGCCGCCTGGAGAAGGCGCTGGACATCCTCCAGGAATGCCCGCCCGACGTGATGAACCACAACCTCGAAACGGTGCCCCGCCTTTACAAGCAGGCGCGCCCGGGGGCGGACTACGCGCACTCGCTCAAGCTGCTGAAGGACTTCAAGGCCCGCAACCCGAACGTGCCGACCAAGTCCGGCCTGATGGTCGGCCTGGGCGAGACCGATGAGGAAATCCTCGAAGTCATGCGCGACATGCGCGAGCACGACATCGATATGCTGACCATCGGCCAGTATCTGGCGCCGTCGGGCCACCATTTGCCGGTGCTGCGCTACGTGCACCCGGACACCTTCAAGATGTTCGAAGAGAAGGCGTACGAGATGGGCTTCACGCACGCTGCGGTTGGTGCAATGGTGCGCAGTTCATACCACGCGGATCAGCAGGCACACGAAGCCGGCGTGGTCTGA
- the lipB gene encoding lipoyl(octanoyl) transferase LipB: MIPIDIVERGLQDYATCFDEMQTFTAQRGPDTPDTIWLVEHPPVFTLGLAGDPAHLLAPGNIPLVKVDRGGQITYHGPGQVVAYLLLDLRRRGLFVKALVDAIEAAVIETLATYNVASERKAGAPGIYLSGGPHAGAKIAALGLKIRNGCSYHGVSLNLAMDLSPFTQINPCGYAGLETVDMVTAGARDASGRAVDANDWQTVSRDLANALVAQLQQRAQAHPAEAATA, from the coding sequence ATGATTCCGATTGACATCGTCGAGCGCGGCCTGCAGGACTACGCCACCTGCTTCGACGAAATGCAGACCTTCACCGCACAGCGCGGCCCCGATACACCCGACACGATCTGGCTGGTCGAACACCCTCCGGTGTTCACGCTCGGCTTGGCGGGCGATCCGGCGCATCTGTTGGCTCCCGGCAACATCCCGCTGGTGAAAGTCGATCGTGGCGGCCAGATCACTTACCACGGCCCGGGCCAAGTCGTCGCTTACCTTTTGCTGGATCTGCGCCGCCGCGGGCTGTTCGTGAAGGCGCTGGTTGATGCCATTGAGGCGGCCGTTATCGAGACGCTCGCCACGTATAATGTCGCCTCCGAACGCAAGGCTGGCGCCCCCGGTATCTACCTGTCGGGCGGGCCGCATGCTGGCGCCAAGATCGCCGCGCTGGGCCTGAAGATCCGTAACGGCTGCAGCTACCACGGCGTGAGCCTGAACCTGGCGATGGACCTGTCGCCCTTCACGCAGATCAACCCGTGCGGCTATGCCGGCCTGGAAACCGTCGATATGGTGACCGCCGGCGCCCGCGATGCGTCCGGACGCGCCGTCGATGCGAACGACTGGCAAACCGTTTCCCGCGACCTGGCCAATGCGCTGGTCGCCCAATTGCAGCAACGCGCGCAAGCGCACCCCGCCGAGGCCGCTACCGCTTAG
- a CDS encoding DUF2917 domain-containing protein, with amino-acid sequence MKAVLTKIVFTLQPGEVVALRMPANQNLRVEEAYGRDVWVTHENKAGDEWLHAGGSVAVKRGEEIVVSVDPRALGPVALAVEATDGHMPRQPWHVTNGWRHTLAALGWNEHAETPVVAA; translated from the coding sequence ATGAAAGCTGTACTAACAAAAATTGTATTCACTCTGCAGCCCGGCGAAGTGGTGGCATTGCGCATGCCGGCCAACCAGAATCTGCGCGTCGAAGAAGCCTACGGGCGCGACGTATGGGTCACACATGAGAACAAAGCCGGCGACGAATGGCTGCACGCGGGCGGCAGCGTTGCCGTGAAGCGCGGTGAAGAAATCGTCGTCTCGGTAGACCCGAGAGCCCTCGGCCCCGTGGCACTGGCAGTCGAAGCGACTGACGGCCACATGCCGCGCCAGCCATGGCACGTCACGAATGGGTGGCGCCACACGCTGGCCGCGCTGGGCTGGAACGAGCACGCCGAGACGCCCGTCGTGGCCGCCTGA